One stretch of Calonectris borealis chromosome 5, bCalBor7.hap1.2, whole genome shotgun sequence DNA includes these proteins:
- the API5 gene encoding apoptosis inhibitor 5 isoform X1, translating to MPTVEELYRNYGILADATETAGQHKDAYQAILDGVKGGAKEKRLAAQFIPKFFKHFPELADSAINAQLDLCEDEDVSIRRQAIKELPQFATGDNLPRVADILTQLLQSDDSAEFNLVNNALLSIFKMDAKGTLGGLFSQILQGEDIVRERAIKFLSTKLKTLPEEVMTKEVEEFILTESKKVLEDVTGEEFVLFMKILSGLKSLQTVSGRQQLVELVAEQADLEQTFNPSDPDCVDRLLQCTRQAVPLFSKNVHSTKFVTYFCEHVLPNLSSLTTPVEGLDIQLEVLKLLAEMSSFCGDMEKLESNLKKLFDKLLEYMPLPPEEAENGENAGNEEPKLQFSYVECLLYSFHQLGRKLPDFLTAKLNAEKLKDFKIRLQYFARGLQVYIRQLRLALQGKTGEALKTEENKIKVVALKITNNINVLIKDLFHIPPSYKSTVTLSWKPVQKADASQKRASEDTTSSSPPKKASAGPKRDARQIYNPPSGKYSSNLGSFSYEQRGGFRGGRGRGWGGRGNRSRGRIY from the exons ATGCCCACCGTGGAGGAGCTCTACCGCAACTACGGGATCCTGGCGGACGCCACCGAGACGGCGGGCCAG CATAAGGATGCGTACCAGGCGATCTTGGATGGTGTGAAAGGAGGTGCCAAGGAGAAGAGACTTGCAGCCCAGTTTATTCCCAAGTTCTTCAAGCATTTTCCTGAGCTGGCTGACTCGGCTATCAATGCCCAGTTGGACCTCTGTGAGGATGAAGATGTTTCT ATCCGGCGACAAGCAATCAAGGAATTGCCTCAGTTTGCCACTGGAGATAATCTTCCTCGCGTAGCAGACATACTGACCCAGCTTCTACAGTCAG atgATTCTGCAGAATTCAATTTGGTGAACAATGCTTTGCTCAGTATATTTAAGATGGATGCTAAAG GGACTTTGGGAGGCTTATTCAGTCAAATTCTTCAGGGAGAGGATATTGTAAGAGAGCGAGCCATCAAGTTCCTCTCTACAAAACTGAAAACCCTGCCTGAGGAGGTGATGAcaaaggaggtagaagagttcATATTGACTGAATCTAAGAAG GTGCTGGAAGATGTGACAGGCGAGGAATTTGTTCTGTTCATGAAAATATTGTCTGGATTGAAAAGCTTACAGACAGTAAGTGGGAGGCAACAACTAGTGGAGCTGGTAGCCGAACAAGCTGACCTGGAACAAACGTTCAATCCATCTGATCCAGATTGTGTGGACAGACTTCTGCAGTGTACTCGGCAGGCAGTGCCACTCTTCTCa aaaaatgttcattCCACAAAATTTGTTACTTACTTCTGTGAGCATGTTCTGCCAAACCTCAGTTCTTTGACTACTCCAGTGGAGGGTCTTGATATCCAGTTAGAG GTTTTGAAGCTTCTTGCTGAAATGAGTTCATTTTGTGGCGATATGGAGAAGCTTGAATCAAATTTGAAGAAGCTGTTTGATAAATTACTG GAGTATATGCCCCTTCCTCCGGAGGAAGCGGAGAATGGGGAAAATGCCGGCAATGAAGAGCCCAAGTTGCAATTCAGTTATGTGGAGTGTTTATTGTACAGCTTCCATCAGCTGGGTCGTAAACTTCCGGACTTCCTCACAGCCAAGCTGAATGCAGAGAAATTGAAAGACTTCAAAATCAG GCTACAGTATTTTGCTCGAGGATTGCAGGTATATATTCGACAGCTTCGTCTAGCACttcaaggaaaaacaggagaAGCCTTGAAAACAGAGGAG aaCAAGATTAAAGTGGTTGCCTTGAAAATAACCAATAACATTAATGTTTTAATCAAG GATCTCTTCCACATTCCTCCTTCTTATAAAAGTACAGTTACACTGTCCTGGAAACCAGTACAGAAGGCAGATGCAAG tcAAAAAAGAGCGAGTGAAGATACAACCTCAAGTTCACCCCCAAAGAAAGCTTCGGCAGGACCAAAAAGGGATGCCAGGCAAATATATAATCCTCCCAGTGGAAAGTACAGCAGTAACCTGGGTAGTTTTTCTTACG AGCAAAGAGGTGGTTTCCGGGGTGGACGAGGAAGAGGCTGGGGAGGACGTGGCAATCGTAGCCGAGGAAGAATCTACTGA
- the API5 gene encoding apoptosis inhibitor 5 isoform X2 has product MPTVEELYRNYGILADATETAGQHKDAYQAILDGVKGGAKEKRLAAQFIPKFFKHFPELADSAINAQLDLCEDEDVSIRRQAIKELPQFATGDNLPRVADILTQLLQSDDSAEFNLVNNALLSIFKMDAKGTLGGLFSQILQGEDIVRERAIKFLSTKLKTLPEEVMTKEVEEFILTESKKVLEDVTGEEFVLFMKILSGLKSLQTVSGRQQLVELVAEQADLEQTFNPSDPDCVDRLLQCTRQAVPLFSKNVHSTKFVTYFCEHVLPNLSSLTTPVEGLDIQLEVLKLLAEMSSFCGDMEKLESNLKKLFDKLLEYMPLPPEEAENGENAGNEEPKLQFSYVECLLYSFHQLGRKLPDFLTAKLNAEKLKDFKIRLQYFARGLQVYIRQLRLALQGKTGEALKTEENKIKVVALKITNNINVLIKDLFHIPPSYKSTVTLSWKPVQKADASQKRASEDTTSSSPPKKASAGPKRDARQIYNPPSGKYSSNLGSFSYDSHPKLPIGQTSFCKWQSWATCCHTTGPVLNSYYSHC; this is encoded by the exons ATGCCCACCGTGGAGGAGCTCTACCGCAACTACGGGATCCTGGCGGACGCCACCGAGACGGCGGGCCAG CATAAGGATGCGTACCAGGCGATCTTGGATGGTGTGAAAGGAGGTGCCAAGGAGAAGAGACTTGCAGCCCAGTTTATTCCCAAGTTCTTCAAGCATTTTCCTGAGCTGGCTGACTCGGCTATCAATGCCCAGTTGGACCTCTGTGAGGATGAAGATGTTTCT ATCCGGCGACAAGCAATCAAGGAATTGCCTCAGTTTGCCACTGGAGATAATCTTCCTCGCGTAGCAGACATACTGACCCAGCTTCTACAGTCAG atgATTCTGCAGAATTCAATTTGGTGAACAATGCTTTGCTCAGTATATTTAAGATGGATGCTAAAG GGACTTTGGGAGGCTTATTCAGTCAAATTCTTCAGGGAGAGGATATTGTAAGAGAGCGAGCCATCAAGTTCCTCTCTACAAAACTGAAAACCCTGCCTGAGGAGGTGATGAcaaaggaggtagaagagttcATATTGACTGAATCTAAGAAG GTGCTGGAAGATGTGACAGGCGAGGAATTTGTTCTGTTCATGAAAATATTGTCTGGATTGAAAAGCTTACAGACAGTAAGTGGGAGGCAACAACTAGTGGAGCTGGTAGCCGAACAAGCTGACCTGGAACAAACGTTCAATCCATCTGATCCAGATTGTGTGGACAGACTTCTGCAGTGTACTCGGCAGGCAGTGCCACTCTTCTCa aaaaatgttcattCCACAAAATTTGTTACTTACTTCTGTGAGCATGTTCTGCCAAACCTCAGTTCTTTGACTACTCCAGTGGAGGGTCTTGATATCCAGTTAGAG GTTTTGAAGCTTCTTGCTGAAATGAGTTCATTTTGTGGCGATATGGAGAAGCTTGAATCAAATTTGAAGAAGCTGTTTGATAAATTACTG GAGTATATGCCCCTTCCTCCGGAGGAAGCGGAGAATGGGGAAAATGCCGGCAATGAAGAGCCCAAGTTGCAATTCAGTTATGTGGAGTGTTTATTGTACAGCTTCCATCAGCTGGGTCGTAAACTTCCGGACTTCCTCACAGCCAAGCTGAATGCAGAGAAATTGAAAGACTTCAAAATCAG GCTACAGTATTTTGCTCGAGGATTGCAGGTATATATTCGACAGCTTCGTCTAGCACttcaaggaaaaacaggagaAGCCTTGAAAACAGAGGAG aaCAAGATTAAAGTGGTTGCCTTGAAAATAACCAATAACATTAATGTTTTAATCAAG GATCTCTTCCACATTCCTCCTTCTTATAAAAGTACAGTTACACTGTCCTGGAAACCAGTACAGAAGGCAGATGCAAG tcAAAAAAGAGCGAGTGAAGATACAACCTCAAGTTCACCCCCAAAGAAAGCTTCGGCAGGACCAAAAAGGGATGCCAGGCAAATATATAATCCTCCCAGTGGAAAGTACAGCAGTAACCTGGGTAGTTTTTCTTACG ACTCGCACCCCAAATTGCCCATTGGACAGACCAGTTTCTGCAAGTGGCAGAGCTGGGCCACCTGCTGTCATACGACTGGACCTGTGCTGAATTCCTATTACAGCCACTGCTGA